The genome window CCGGCGATGAAAGCGATCAAGAGGCGAATCGCGACCACATCAATATTGGCAAATTCAGCGACAAGATCATTCCATATCCCAGACAATTGCGAAACCCCTCTTCACATGCTATTTCAAACGAATGATAGTGAGTATGATGTTCCATCATACCACAAAATTTGTCCTGACGGTTGTACTAATCGTCAGAAAACTCCATCTAATAGGTAATCTCCGGGAGATCAAAGGTATGAACATCCAACACAACAAGGAGGTTTTCCACATGGATTGGGTACAACTGGTCAGCAACTACGGGTTCCCCATCGTCGTCAGCCTCTTTCTCCTCACCAAGACTCAACAGAAGTTGGAAGAAGTCTCTACCTTGCTCGCCCGCATTGACGAAGCGCTCGACAATCGCTAAGGTTTGCCCCGCCATCGTGTTCAACTCCCCGAGAGAATGAAAAAGGTCGCCATCCTTCCTCCCCCAAGGATCAGCGGCCTCCTTTTTTTTGCGAGTTTTTGTACACAAAAAAATCGACATACCCCCACTGTATGCCGATCGAATCTCCCCTATGAATTTGTTTTCTGAAGTTCTTTCTCGACGAGGTCCATAAATCCATACGGCAGCTCCTCTCGGTACGAGCGTACGAGCGTGATCAGGCGCAGCGTCAGTTCCTGCTCCAGGTCTTTGGCATCAGATGCCGGCGCTTGGCGGACGTACTTTTGAATCAAGGGCCGAAACTTCTGAATCACCTCGGCCAAGGCATCCCCATCGCCCGCTTTGGCCCGCTGGATGAGGGAGCGCAGCGTTTCTTGCGCCATGCGGCTCACCTCGCTTCCAAAAGGCGTTTGATCTCGGCAAGCGCCTTCCGTTTGCATTTGTTGACCGCCTGCTGCGAGATCTCCAGCACCTCCGCCGCTTCCTGCTCGGTCAGGCATTCGACGAACAGCAACTGCAGGATCAGCTGCTGTCGCGGCGACAGCGACTGCAACGCCCGATGCAGCCCTTCATGCGGCGTGATGTCTTCCAGCGCATCGGTGCGCGCGATCACCTTGTCCTCCACCGACTCGGCCGGGTCCTCGATCAGATCGAGCGCCTCCAGGCCTGTCCCTTCCTCATCGCCGACCGTCCGGTTCAGCCAGAGCGGTTCAATCTGCTGCTTGGTGCGCGTTTTGCGCAGCAGATGCTGTGCTTCATAGTGAATGTGCTTGCGGATAAATCCCAGGAAACGTATCTCGAAGTAGTGGTCCGCAAACCGCCGTTCCAACTCTTCGCGTGCACCCGCACCGTACAGGCGCTGGTTCTCCGGCTCTTCCAAAAAGCACTTCAGCAACGGATTGCTGGCCAAAGACTCGACGGGCAACTGTGCATGCTGAGCCATCCGAACTACCTCCTTTTTCTTCCATAAGCAACTACTAAGTAAATGTTAGATGACAGTTACAAAAACAACCACCACCCTAACATTGCGGGATTTTTCCAAATTGCAAAACTATTATCGAAATGCAAGTTGGAAATCCATTTAATTCTTCTTATTCACTAATGTATTCGCTTATACTATTTATTTTTCCTGCTGGAGGAAAATTTTTCTAACCCTAGTTCGATAGCTCTAGTGAAAGAACCCCTTCCGCTTCCGGAAGAGGTTCTTTCGCATTTACAACTCCGCCCGCAGATACGCAAACCGGGTCGCATGCTCATACTCGTCGGTGAACAGCTGGAACAGCACATCGCGCACCCATTGCAGTTGAGTCATCAGGTACATGTCGCGGTAAAGCTCCACCGCTTCCAGTTCGTCTTCAAAAGCGCCGCGCAGCGCCGTCTGAAAGTCGGGGATCTCCGGACGCGGAGGATAGGCCACTTGCGGCTGTCGGCCGGTCAAGGTGTGGTAGAGATGGCTGAGCAGACGCTCGTGCTTCACCTCATCGTTGTAGGCATGGCGGATCTGCCGTTTTTGAAAGGGGGTCACGGCGCGGACTTCGAGGTCGCGGTACAAGAGCTGCGCCTCGCGCTCGTTGTAGATCGCCTTTAGCACCAGCTGCAAAAAGCGCTTCCGATCGGCAAACGGAGCCACTGACATCTCTTGCGGGTTCCTCACGAAATGGGCATATTCAACAGGCCAATACATGCCGTGATACATGAGCAGAGACCTCCTCCTTACAGATCTTTCTCTGCCCAAGATATTCGCCTGCCTACAGGCTGGTCACCCGCCCGATAAAAAATAGGCTCCTCCTCAGAGAAGCCGTTCCAGCATCATGGCGATGCCGTCGTTGTCGTTCGTGTCGCAGATGACGTCAGCCATCGCTTTCAATTCCGGGTTAGCGTTGCCCATCGCTACACCGGTGCCCGCGTATTGGATCATCTCGAAGTCGTTGTCCTCATCGCCAAAGGCGATCACCTGCTCCCGTGCCACACCGAGGCTCTCGGCGATCAGCGAGAGGCCGGTCGCCTTGTTCACGCCCGCTTTCATCACTTCGATCACGTTCCACGGCGTGCCCCAATAGCGGTGCTCGACGACGTGGGCGTGATGTTCGCGCAGGTGTTTGCGCAGCTCGGGGATGCCCGCTTCCTGCGCCTGGATCAGCAGCGAGGTCGGATGATCCTGCAAAAGGTCGTGGATCACGCCGATGCCCAGCGGTTCGCGTCCGTCGGCGAGAATCTTCAGGAACTGATGGTCATGCTGCTGGAGGTAATAATCGTCTTTGACCTCCGCCATCACATTGTGGATGCCATAGCGTTCGCAGATGTCGATCACGCAAAGCGCCGTCTCGCGGTCCAGCGGAAAATGATGGTGGCCCCACGCTTCATCGGTGACGTGGTGCACCAGCGCGCCGTTGAAGTTGACCATCGGAGTGACGAGACCGAGTTCATGGTAGTAGTTAAGACTTGCCCGCGGTGGGCGTCCCGTTGCGATCACCACGTGGTGGCCGAGTTGTTTCGCCTCTGCCAGCATCCGTTTGGTGCGCGGCGAGATCACCTTTTGCTTCGTCAGAAGCGTCCCGTCCAGGTCGAGGGCAATCAGTTTTCGTGCAGCTTCGTTCATCGGTACCCCTCCTCTAGTCCTAAGTATAGAAAAACTTTTTCTCGTTTTCCACTAAGAAAAGTGACAGAATGCGCAGAGTCTTTCATATGAATGGAGTAGTCACCTAAATTTCGTGGATGAAAGTGTATCAATCTCCCAACTGCGGGACATACAGATAATATACGAGTTTGGAGGCGATATTGATGGAAACTGTAGAACGTTGGACCACACGTTCTGACGCATGGACACCCGAGGACGATCTTAAACTCGCCGAGATCGTTCTGCGTCATATACGAGAAGGCAGTACCCAGTTGAACGCATTCGTAGAGTCGGCCAATCTGCTGGGCCGCACGCCGGCCGCTTGCGGCTACCGTTGGAACGGCGTCGTGCGCAAAACGTACGAAGACAAGATCAAAGAAGCGAAACTGGCCAAGAAAGAAAGGCTTTCCATCCGCCAGCAAGCCAAACAGCGCCGCGCCTACGGGCCCGACCTCGAAGATCCCTCGATCGACGGCATCATCCGCGCGCTGAAAAATCATGAGCGCGAATTTTTTAATCTGCAAGAGAAAGCGCGCAAGCTCGAAGAGCGCGTCGAAGAGCTGAAGGAGCAAGTCGATACCCTGACCGAAGAAAACAGCCTGCTGCGCGGCGGCGAAACAACGCTGTCCCGCCCGGCGAACGAACTGCTCGGCGAAGATTCGAAAGCGCTGCTCGAGATCATGGACCGGGCAAAAAAGATTCTCGAACTGGAACAGCAAGGCTACAAACCGCGCTTTAAAATGGACGATCAAGGCAATCTTGAACGGGTGAGCGAGTAATCGCCCCGTCATCCACGAAGAAAAGGGAGGGTCCTAGTTGGACGCTCCCTTTTTATATTCCGCGTCATAGTAACGCATGAACGCATAGCCCACTTCGGCGCGGGACGCATTCTTTTTCGGATCGAATGCCGGGTACCACAACCCCTGCTCCTTGGCGATCTGGATGTGCCCGTCATACCAGTTCTTTTGGTTCGGGCGGGCCAGCGCCTCGCTCTCCAACCCCAGCATCCGCACGAGGATCGCCATCACCTGCGCCCCGGTCACATTCCCGGCCGGATCGAAGGTGGTGTCGGACGTGCCGAAGATGAATTTGTTTTTGTACGCGACCGCAATGTACGGGTTCGACCAGCGGTCGCTTTTCACATCGCGGAATCTCGTGATCTTCGGGCCGACCTGATCCTGCAGGTGCTGGCCGTTGACCAGGATCGTCGAGAACTGCTCGCGGGAGACGTTGTCGTTCGGGCCGTACGTGCCGTTCGTGTGGCCGACGACCACGCCGAGGTTGACCAGCGCGATGTTCTCCTCATAATACGGATGCGAGAACGGCAGATCGGCAAACAGCGGCTTCCACGCGCCCGATTTGCCGGCGTTTTGGTCGTGCAGTTGCTCGTAGACCGACTCCCCCTTGAGGTAGTCGGACAGCGCCAGCGCGACGTTTTGCGTGGCGAGAATGTTGGAAGCGGTGCCTTTTGCGTAGGCAAAGGCGCCGTCGGCGTTGCGGAAGGCCAGCATGCTGGAGATGACATCGCCGGAGCCTTTTTTCCATGAGGTCGGATCGATGTCGTGCATCAGCAAGGCTTCGGTGACGATCGAGGAGCTGTCCGGGTTCTCCACGCCTTCGTTTTTGAAGCCGCCGAAGTCGCTTTGGATTTGTTTGAGGTAGCCCAGCGCTTTTTGGACGCTGGCGTGGCTTTGCTCCAAGCCCAGCGCTTTCATGGCGATCAGCGCCATCGCTGTCACGTCCGCATCGGAGCGCGGGTTGCCGTTCGACCAGTTGAAGCCACCGTCCGCATGCTGCTTGGACAACAGGTAGTCGGCCGCTTTTTGTTTGTTCGGGATCTCCACGCCCGCTGCGTACAGCGAAATAATGCCATACAGGTGCGGGTTGAGCAGGTCGTCGCCAAAGCCGTAGATCGTGTCGGCGAACTTGCCGTTGTCCTGCTGCGCAGACACCACCGCCTGCACGAGGTCCCGGCGGCCATAGGCGCGCGGGTTCTTCCCGGCGGCGAGCGCGCCGAGCAAGGTGCTTTCGAAGTCGGTGGTCGCGTCGGTGATGTTCAGGTTCTTCTTGAGGTCTGCTTCGCGCCACGTCACGCCGTTTTGTCCGGCCGCAGTGGTCCATCTGGCGCCGGTCGGCGACTCGCCGGCCGCATAGATCGTCAGCGCCGGCCAGTCCATGACGTAGCGGAAATTGTTCTGCGCGAGCTTGCCGCGCAGGTAGTTGAGGGCGCCGTCGCGGACGCCGGTCAGCTCCGCGGTGGTCGCCGCTTGGGCTGTGCTGACCGGAGCGGCGAACAGAGCCACGGCGAGCGCACCGGCAAGCCATTTGCTAGTGTTGGATGTTTTCATCAGTCTGCACCTCCAGCGAGATCGTCGTAAGTTTTTTCCGAAACCGGTAGAGGATCGGGAGAAACGAGCGGGTCAGCAGCAGCGCGAACAGCACGTTGGCCGCCGCGTGCGACACGTCAAACCAAAACGAAGCGGCGTTTGCTGCGACAAAGGTCGTAAAGTTGAGCGGGAAAAAAGTGGTCAGCCAGACCCAGGCGTTCATGATCCAGCCGAACAGGAAGCCCCAGACAGCGCCGAAGACGGCGAGTTCCAGCGGATGCACCTTCTCGCCCCGCCATCTGCCGTACAGCCCCGCCGTGGCCCCGACCAGCCCCCAGGCCATCATCTGCCACGGCGTCCACGGCCCTTGCCCGAAAAACATGTTCGAAACGAGCGCGACCGTCGCACCGACCATGAACCCGGCCCGCGGGCCAAACACAAAACCGGCGAGCAGGATCAAATAGGTCGTCGGCTTGAAATTGGGAAACGGAGCGAAGATGATTCGCCCGACGACCGCCAGCGCCGCCAGCGAGGCGATCAAGGCCATCTCTTTGGAGGAGACTTTCGCCCGCTCGAAGCGCAAGTAGAACAAGCCAAGGCCGAGGAAGAGCAGGACGAATGAGGTCACCGCCCAATTGAGGTCTTCCGTCGGCCAGAGCGCATAGGCCAAAAATGCAAGTCCGGCGGCGACGAGGATCAGGAGCCAGGATATGCCGTTACGCTTCATGAATCATCCCTCCACGCCATTCATCGGTCAACCTTCGGGCCGCAGCCAAAGACTTGAAAAAGACGCCTCGATTCCGCTTCATTGGCGTTCCTCTCCTTGCGTGAGGAATTTCACTCCGTCTTGCAAGGTGACGATGTTTTCGGCGACGCCGCGGAAGACGCGGCCGACTTGGGGGGCGTAGAACATGCCACGGGTCAGCATTTCCTGCGGGGGGCCTGCCGCCGCAACCGTGCCGTCGTCGATCAGCACGATCTGATCGGCGTACTCGGCCGCAAATTCCACGTCATGCGTGATCAGGACGACCGTCCCCCCTTGCTCGAGAAAGGAGCTGAGCCACGCGCCCAAGCTGTCTTTTTGCCCGGCATCAAGCCCGCGCGTCGGCTCGTCGAGCAGGAGCAGCTGCGGATGTTGCACGAGCACGGCGGCCAGCGCAGCACGCTGGCGCTCACCTCCGCTCAAGTCGCGGGGATTGCGATCCTTGTGCCCGAACAGGCCCAGCGAGCGCAGCACTGCACCGATCTCTTGCTCCGCCTCCTCCCCTGTTGTGGAGAGCCCGATCAGTTGGCGCGAGAACTGGCACTCCTGCCATAGCGTGTCGTGGAAGAGATAGTCGCTCGGGTTTTGCGAGAGGTAGCCAACCTCCCCGGCCAGATCGGCCGGGTCGAACTGTCGGCTGTCCCGCCCGTTGATCTCAATGCGGCCCGCTGTCGGCTTGATCAGCGCCGCAAACTGGCGGAACAACGTGCTCTTCCCGGTGCCGTTCGCACCGAGGATGGCGGTGAGGCGCCGTTTGCCGATCTCGAGGTCAAGGCCTTTCAGCACGTCCTCCCCTTCGGGATAGGCAAAGCGCACGTTTTTCGCCACCAGCGCCGGCGTCTCGCTTTTGCTGCGGGGGCTGAACCAGTTCAGCAACCGCTTGCTGCCACGCGGCGCAACCGGCGGTGCGGGCTCCTGCAGCGCAAACGCTGACGTGACCAGCTGCCGCCCTTCCTTGACCGTCAACGGGCGATGCGGAGAGCCCGCCTCCACGAACAGCCGTGTCACTGGAGCCAGCAGTTCTGGGCGCACATCGGCCGCATGGCGGGCAAACCCGGCCGGGTCGCCGTCATACTCGATCTCCCCACCGTACATCGCCGTCACGCGGTCGGCGAGATGCAGCACGCGGTCGAGCCGCTGTTCGACGAGGATGACGGTGATCCCGAGCTCTTCATTCAAGCGCTTGATCAGATCGAGGATCTCCTGCGCTGTGCCCGGGTCGAGCTGCGAAGTCGGCTCGTCAAGCAGCAGCACGTCCGGCTGCAGCGCCATCACCGATGCGATGGCAACTTTTTGCTTCTCGCCGCCGGACAGGTCGTCCGTCTTTTGGCGACGCAGCGCCGTCAGGTCGAAGAACGACATCACTTCCGCGACCCGGCGGCGCATCTCCGCCTGCGGCACGCGCAAATTTTCCAAACCGAACGCGATCTCGCGCTCCACTTCGGTCATCACGAGCTGCTTCTCCGGATCCTGAAAGGTCATGCCGATGTGCCGGGCGATGCCGCGCTCCGGGAACTCGGACAAGTTCTTGCCGCGAAACGCTGCTGCCCCGGCGATCTTGCCCCCGTAGAACTCCGGCACGAGACCGTTTAAGGCGCGGAGCAACGTCGATTTGCCGCAGCCGGACGGGCCGGCCAGCACCACAAATTCGCCGCGCTGCACACCCCAGGTCAGGCGGTTCAGCGCAGGGCGGTCTGCATCGGGATAGCAGTAGGTTAGATTGGTCAGTTGAATCTCTGCGGATGCCATCTAGTTCGATCTCCTTTGTATCAGCAGGGGCACGGTGGCGAGCAGCGCGCCGAGCAGCAGCGCTCCGCCCCAGGTCAGGCTTCCTTCGGCGAGCAAAGGCGTCAGGCGCGGGTAGAATTCGTACGCCGCAGCGCCGAGGTCGGCGAGCAGGAGCAGGACGGCAAGCGCCGCCAGCATCACCGCCCACGTCAGCCAGTCGCTGCCGCCAAAGCGTTCCCGCGAGTACGAGCTGCGGTGACGAGACCCGAAGCCGCGCGCTTCCATCGCTTCGGCGACCTGCCACGACCCTTCCAGGGACGAGATCAGCAGGACGTTCAGCATCCGGCTGTGTTTTTGCAGGCGTTCGCGGGTGCTGCCTTCCTGAAAGCGCACACCGCGCGTCTGCATCACTTCGCCGACGCTTTTCGCCTGCTCAGACAGATATGGAATCAGCCGGGCGGTGAGCATCGCGACCACCGCCGAGCGGCCGGCCCACTTTGCCATCAGACCGAGCGCGCGGTCGGGTGACAGCCAGACGATGTACAGGTTGCAGGCGGCCAACACGATGAACAGGCGCAAGGCCATGATCAGGCCGAACAGCACCGCCTCCAGCGTGATCCGGAGCGTTCCGAACAGGGGCAGGCGCGGCCCGTCATAGAGCACGGTCGCCCCGTTTTTCGAGATCAGCACGTTCAGGATCAGGATGATCAGCAAAAACGGCCAGGTGAACCGCATCATCCGCAACATCGATTTCGCTCCCCCGCCCGCCCGCAACGCGTACAGGGTCACAGCAAGCAGCGCGGCGAGGTACAGCGGATGCGGCGTGATCATCGCCAGCACGATCAGGAGCAGCGGATAGACGGCGAGCGTGGCGGCATGAAAGCGCTCAAGCCTCATGGTGCGACCGGAACTCCGACCGCCGCGCCGTTGCTCAGTACGACGCCGATCTTGCCGCGAAGTTTGCCTTTGGAACTGACCAGCGTGTTCACCGCCGCGTCGAGGGCCGGTTCGTCCATGCCGATCAGCAGCCAGGTCGGCGTGGTGTCGCCATTGCCGGTGCCGGTCGCGGCGATCAGCGCCTGGCCGGTCTGGCCGGACTCATCTCCGGTGTAGTCGAGCATCTGCACCGCACCGTTCTCGATGTGGGCATAGATGCCCGTGCGGGTCGGCGCACTGAACAGATCCTGCACCGACGACTGGCCCTGCAGCTCCGGCCAAGTGCCAAGCACGATGACGTTGGTGGTGTTTTCGATCAGGTTCTGGTTGCCGTACGCAGCGGTGCGGACATTGCCCGCTCCGAAGCCGCGCAAGGCGGTGGCGAGACGGTTGGCATCGTCCGCATGGCTGCCGCTGTAGTAGATCACCGTGCCCGGCCGTGAGCCGTTGTAGCCGACCGTAAACGGGTGCGGGTACGCGCCGACGACGCTCGGCGTGTTCGACCCGGAGCCCGACCAGTCGTGGTAATCCCACCACACCGTATCTCCCGTTTGCGCGCTGTACGCATCCGCACCGACGCCTGCGACCGAACCGTTGACGTAATAGAACCAGTCGCGCTTCTTGCGGGTGAAGATCGACTTGTCCGTATAGCCTGATGCGACGCCATTGATGCTGTTCACAAAACCGCCGCCGTACTTGGTCTCCACTTCCAGATGTGCATGCATGACATCCATCACAGAGTTGCCTTTGTAGTAGTTGAGGTTCTGGCTGAAGACGGACGAGCCGCCAAAGTTGTGTGTGACCAACATGTTGAAGCTGCCCGCCGGCTGTGCTTTCGGCGGAGTGGACGGCTGGGCCGGCTTGGCGGTTCCCGCCCCGCTTCCCGTGCCGGCCGTACCGCCGGTGCCCGTCTTGCCGCCGCCGGACGGCGTCCCTGCAGCAGGCGCTGGCGGGTTCGCCCCCGGCTTCACGGACGGGGTGGCGGTGTTTGGCTGCTCCGGTTGTTTTTCTGCGCCCTGCGCGGTTGACGGCTCTTTGGCGTCGTCTTTCCGGTCGGCAGGCTGTTTCTCCTCGGCTTGGCCTGTTTGTTCCGCTTTCTTGGGGAGCATTTCCTGCTCCGGGAGCTGCACGACCTGTTCCGGCAGCTCGGATTCTGGTTGCTTCGATTCGTCTGCGCTGCCGCAAGCGGTAACCAAGAAGGCAAGCGCAAGAAAAAGTCCAAGGCGTGTAGTGAGCTTCATGGTGCCTGTTCCTCCTGTTCCGTTCGTACCGTTGTAAAAAGCGGGGAGGCTCAACATCTTGAGCCTCTCCCGTACAGCGTACTATTTGCTTTGTTTGTTGATGACATTGACGATCGCCGTCGCCACTTCCGCGCGGGATGCGACGTCATGCGGACGGAAGGTGTTTTCCGCGTCTCCTGCCAGCAGCCCTTTATCGACCGCCGTCTTCACGTACGGCTGTGCCCAGCCGCTGATGCTGTTCCGGTCGTAGAACGGCAGCAGGTTCTTGGTGTTCGAGAGCTCGACGCCGGAGAAGTTGACGAGGACGACCGCCAGCTCTTCGCGGGTCAGGCCGGAGTTCGGACGGAAGGTGCCCGCTTTGTCGCCGCTCATCAAGCCGCGCTCGACCACCGTTTCGATAAACGTCTTGTAGCCGTTCGTCGCTTTGACATCGGAGAACGACTTCGTGCCGCCAAAGTTCAGGTCGCCTTCTGCCAGCGCAAGGATCTTTGCCAGCTCGGAGCGGAGCACGGCGCGCTTCGGCTCGTATTGACCGTTGCCGTTGCCGCTGACCACGCCTTTTTTCGCCAGGTCGAGAATCGAAGATTCCGCCCACTTGAAGCTGCCGAGATCGTCGAACAATGCGTTCGGGTTGCCGACGAGCAGGTTCAAGGTGCCGGTGCGCAACAACTGCGGCACGCCGGTCACGCTGTCCGTCTTGTCGATGTAGAGCTGCAGCAGACCGGCCTGATCCGCTTGCAGCGTCGCCGTGCCTTCTGCGTTGGTCTCGGTGAGCTTGCTGCCATTAGATGCAGTCCGCACGTCCGCTTTGTCGATCTTGACGGTGGAGATGATCGGGTTCCACTCTGCGTCATAGGTGGTCTGCTCCGCCGTGACGTTTACGGTGAACGGAGTGCCGACGGTCGGGGACTTGGTCGAGAAGCTGACTTCCGGGAACAGGGTCTGCGTGTAGTCATAATAGCCCCAGACCACTTCGTCGCCGTCTTTGAGTTCAAACGTTTCGGCAGCAACGCCCGGCGGCTTGCCGTTGACCCAGACCGACCAGCCGGAGTTGGCGTTGAGCTCTTTTTCGGCGAGCTTGCCAACCTTGGTGATATAAGAGCCAAATGAAAGCGTTTTCGCTTCGTAGGTTGTGCCGTCTTGAGCGAGCAGCTTCATCAACGCGCCCATCGCGGTCGGCTGTTGCATGGTGATCACTTCACCGACGTTGTTTTTAAAAGAGGACTGGCCCACATTCAAGAGAACTTCCTTGTGGTCGCCATTGAGGCCGGCCAGGCGGACTTTTACCGTCGCAGTATCGTCCGCCGCAAATACGGATGCTTGCGGGGCGAGCAAGACGGTCGCGAGCAACAGGCTCGCGATACGTTTTTTCATCTTCATAATCTCCTTTCGGGATCGAAAAAATAAAAACTCCCGCCCTTGGGGGCCGGGAGTTGACGGTGTCGTAGGAGCAGGGTATTTGGGCATCACAATCCATGCAAAAAATAGCCTGGTTCCTGTACCTTCCCGCCGAAAGCACCAAGGGACTTGTTAGAAGCAGGTTTCCTGGCTGACGGGTCTGCCGCGTGCTCACACCTTCTCATCCGTCACCCGGACAATGGCATCTGTGAGTGCGTCGCCGTTTACAGTAGCGGGGGCTGCAGTGGATTTGCACCACTTTCCCTTCTCTTCTAACTACAGTGGTAGTTTATCATTTCGCCCGTTGCTAGACAAGAGAAAAGACCAGCCCGCAGGCCGGTCTTACTGTTCCTCAAAGCGGTCTTTGCGCATCTCCGGCACAGCTCCGAGCGGCAGGAAGGCCGCGCGGGAGTTGATCAGAGAATGGTCGATCAGCGAATTGTAGTTGTGCACCATGTCGAGGACTTTTTTAAAATCTTCTTCGGTGTTGAACTCGCCGCGCAGATGGGTGTCAAACAGGGACAATGCGAACTTGCGGTCCGCTTTCGCCTTGTCGATCGCGCCTTGCATGCGAGCGGCCCGCTCGGTGTCGCCGAGCGCTTCCTGCCCTTGCTTCTCGATGGTAAACGCGCCGATGGCAAAGTTAGCCGCTGCGACCGCCGCCTGGATGACCATAAATTCGTTGGAACGGAAAAGTGCTTCGGTAAGCATGAGAATCACCTCGTAGGTAGCTTTCTTGGTTTCAGTTTAGCCGAGTACGGGGTGCAGGTCAAATGTACCTCAGCCGATCAGCGAATAGCCGCCGTCGATGATCAGCGTTTGGCCGACGATCATTCGCGACTGCTCCGTGCAGAGGAAATGCACCGAGTTGGCGATGTCTTCCGGTGTGACCATGCGACCGGCCGGCGTGCGGGTGATCGCATCGCTGATCATCTCGTCGCGGTTGGGGAAATGGGTCAGGGCGTCGGTGTCGACCGCCGCGCCGGAGACGGCGTTGACGATGATGTTTTTCGCCGCCAATTCTGCGCCAAGGTAACGGGTCAACGATTCCAGCGCCGCTTTCGACGTGCCGACCGCCGTGTAGTTTTTCAGAGCAAAACGCGAGCCGAGCGAAGAGATCGCCACGATCGAGCCGCCGCCGCGCGCTTCCATCAGCGGCACCGCTTGCTGGGCGAGGAACAGGAGGGCTTTGGCATTGATGTTCAGCGTCCAGTCCCAATGCTTTTCTTCCACTTCCATCGCCGGGAGCTGCACGCCCGATGCGGCGTTGGAGATCAGGATGTCGAGGCCGCCCATCGTCTCTTTGATCTCGTCGAAGAGCAGGTGGATCTTGTCGAGGTCGCCGACGTTTGCTTTGATGATGTGGCATTTGCGGCCCATGCTCTGGATCAGCGCCTGGGTCTCTTCGGCCGGCTTGCGGTTGCGGAAAAAGTTGATCACGATATCAGCGCCTTCGCTGGCCAGTTTCAGCGCGATCGCTTTGCCGATGCCGCGAGAACCGCCGGTGATGAGTGCTGTTTTGCCTGTGAGTGTGGACATGATGAAGGAATCCCTCCGAGTTAGTAGTTGGTCATAAGAGCAAGTATATCATAAAAAAGCTGCTTCTTCGCAGAAAACGAAGAAGCAGCGATTCTCGTTACGCGTATTTGCGGTAGAGCAGCGCTCCGCCGGCCAGCAGGCACAAGGCCAGCCCGACCCACGGCAGCATCGGCGGCTCTTCACCCGTTTGCGGCAGCGTTCCTCCCGGTGCCGGTTGCGGCTTCGAACCTTCACCCGTGTTCGGTTTGCCCGGCTGCGAAGGTTGGCCGGTCGGTTGACCCGGTGACGGATTCTTCGCTTTGACCAGACCCGCGCCGATCGAAAGGTTGGTCTCCCCTTCGCCGAGCGTCACCGGAGCAGTCCAGCCGGTCGGTTTGGCGTTGGAGTCCGCATTCGGGTCCGAGCCCACGCCGTCCTTGGTCAGGCCGTAACCGGCCGGAACGATAAATTTCAAGCTGTATTCGCCTTTCGGAAGATCAAGGAACTCATAGAAGCCGTGCTGGCCCATGAACATCTTGGTCTTCGTTGTGGCGATCAGCTTGCCTGTTTTGTCATACAGTTCGACGGTCACACCGTCCATGCCTTGTTCAGACGGGTCATGAATGCCGTTGGCATTGGCGTCGAACCAGACAAAGCTTCTGATCTTGCCGAGTTTCAGTTTCGGCGGCTCTTCACCTTTATCCGGCGGCAGGCCGAGCTCGATCAGACCCGCATCGATCGAAGTCTTTGCTTCGCCGATGCCGAGCACGAACAGTCCGGTGCGGCCGGTGGCAGGATTCGCATCCGAGTCGAGGCTGCGCGATGCGCCCATGCCCGGTGTGGTAAATTCAACAGTTGCCGACGGCAGCACGAAGCGGACTTCATAGCTGCCTGCCGCCAGCTTCTCGAATTGGTACCAGCCCGCTTTGCCGTTCATCGTGCGGGTGACGGT of Tumebacillus sp. BK434 contains these proteins:
- a CDS encoding Cof-type HAD-IIB family hydrolase, translated to MNEAARKLIALDLDGTLLTKQKVISPRTKRMLAEAKQLGHHVVIATGRPPRASLNYYHELGLVTPMVNFNGALVHHVTDEAWGHHHFPLDRETALCVIDICERYGIHNVMAEVKDDYYLQQHDHQFLKILADGREPLGIGVIHDLLQDHPTSLLIQAQEAGIPELRKHLREHHAHVVEHRYWGTPWNVIEVMKAGVNKATGLSLIAESLGVAREQVIAFGDEDNDFEMIQYAGTGVAMGNANPELKAMADVICDTNDNDGIAMMLERLL
- a CDS encoding RsfA family transcriptional regulator, which translates into the protein METVERWTTRSDAWTPEDDLKLAEIVLRHIREGSTQLNAFVESANLLGRTPAACGYRWNGVVRKTYEDKIKEAKLAKKERLSIRQQAKQRRAYGPDLEDPSIDGIIRALKNHEREFFNLQEKARKLEERVEELKEQVDTLTEENSLLRGGETTLSRPANELLGEDSKALLEIMDRAKKILELEQQGYKPRFKMDDQGNLERVSE
- a CDS encoding sigma-70 family RNA polymerase sigma factor; this translates as MAQHAQLPVESLASNPLLKCFLEEPENQRLYGAGAREELERRFADHYFEIRFLGFIRKHIHYEAQHLLRKTRTKQQIEPLWLNRTVGDEEGTGLEALDLIEDPAESVEDKVIARTDALEDITPHEGLHRALQSLSPRQQLILQLLFVECLTEQEAAEVLEISQQAVNKCKRKALAEIKRLLEAR
- a CDS encoding helix-turn-helix domain-containing protein; translated protein: MAQETLRSLIQRAKAGDGDALAEVIQKFRPLIQKYVRQAPASDAKDLEQELTLRLITLVRSYREELPYGFMDLVEKELQKTNS
- a CDS encoding S-layer homology domain-containing protein translates to MKTSNTSKWLAGALAVALFAAPVSTAQAATTAELTGVRDGALNYLRGKLAQNNFRYVMDWPALTIYAAGESPTGARWTTAAGQNGVTWREADLKKNLNITDATTDFESTLLGALAAGKNPRAYGRRDLVQAVVSAQQDNGKFADTIYGFGDDLLNPHLYGIISLYAAGVEIPNKQKAADYLLSKQHADGGFNWSNGNPRSDADVTAMALIAMKALGLEQSHASVQKALGYLKQIQSDFGGFKNEGVENPDSSSIVTEALLMHDIDPTSWKKGSGDVISSMLAFRNADGAFAYAKGTASNILATQNVALALSDYLKGESVYEQLHDQNAGKSGAWKPLFADLPFSHPYYEENIALVNLGVVVGHTNGTYGPNDNVSREQFSTILVNGQHLQDQVGPKITRFRDVKSDRWSNPYIAVAYKNKFIFGTSDTTFDPAGNVTGAQVMAILVRMLGLESEALARPNQKNWYDGHIQIAKEQGLWYPAFDPKKNASRAEVGYAFMRYYDAEYKKGASN
- a CDS encoding ferritin-like domain-containing protein gives rise to the protein MSVAPFADRKRFLQLVLKAIYNEREAQLLYRDLEVRAVTPFQKRQIRHAYNDEVKHERLLSHLYHTLTGRQPQVAYPPRPEIPDFQTALRGAFEDELEAVELYRDMYLMTQLQWVRDVLFQLFTDEYEHATRFAYLRAEL
- a CDS encoding YvrJ family protein, with the protein product MDWVQLVSNYGFPIVVSLFLLTKTQQKLEEVSTLLARIDEALDNR
- a CDS encoding ECF transporter S component — protein: MKRNGISWLLILVAAGLAFLAYALWPTEDLNWAVTSFVLLFLGLGLFYLRFERAKVSSKEMALIASLAALAVVGRIIFAPFPNFKPTTYLILLAGFVFGPRAGFMVGATVALVSNMFFGQGPWTPWQMMAWGLVGATAGLYGRWRGEKVHPLELAVFGAVWGFLFGWIMNAWVWLTTFFPLNFTTFVAANAASFWFDVSHAAANVLFALLLTRSFLPILYRFRKKLTTISLEVQTDENIQH